One endosymbiont 'TC1' of Trimyema compressum genomic window, AATATCTGATAGCGAGCATTTTGTGTACTATCTTTTTTACAATCTGACATAGAATAATCAACAACACCATTCATTGTAGTCCATGCATCAGTAACATGACACTCCAAATAAATAGTTTTATTCGTTTTATTGTGAATTTTTAATTCTAGCGTTTGCTCGAAATTAGGTGAAATATTTAAATCAAAATATGAAACCTTAGAATTTCTTTGATTGCTTGGTAATACTGCTTCCACAAAAATGCAGTTTCGTCACCTTTAACATCACTAGAAATAGTTATTGTCATTATTCCAAATATACACAAAATCAAACTTAAATAGATTATTATCTTCTTCGTCAAACTCTCCACAATAACCTTTCACTAAAAATAAAGAAATTATTCATTAATCGGAATATCATTTAAAGTCCAAATGATTTTAGTTTGATAAGCTCCCATAACAGCTTCACCTGGATTCACGTTTAAACTAATATTACTACCATTCCAAATTGTTGACCAACCAAGTAATCCCTCCTTAGTTTTTGCTGCAGCTT contains:
- a CDS encoding WxL protein peptidoglycan domain-containing protein, with the translated sequence MEAVLPSNQRNSKVSYFDLNISPNFEQTLELKIHNKTNKTIYLECHVTDAWTTMNGVVDYSMSDCKKDSTQNARYQIF
- a CDS encoding WxL domain-containing protein; this translates as MQKAAAKTKEGLLGWSTIWNGSNISLNVNPGEAVMGAYQTKIIWTLNDIPINE